One Novosphingobium sp. G106 DNA segment encodes these proteins:
- a CDS encoding HlyD family secretion protein, translating into MNAESTIAADHDSQTDVPRQRRGLRRILMLAAPVVVLIGALYFYLTGGRYESTENASLQTGLVAVSASVSGKVTAIEVTENQLVHKGDVLFRIDSDSFQTAVAAAEAQLADARTDIGSKQADYQEALSQVSAARARASYAQNEAARQASLLKEGISSKAQADQAATEARTARDTIAAAEAKAESLRAGLSGNVSGPADAQPAVRRAASQLETARISLRDAVVRAPQDGIVTRVHQLQVGNYVTAGRTVFMLTGTRFWVQANFKENQLRYMRVGQPATVKIDAFPDRKLKAHVASFSPGTGNSFSILPAENATGNWVKVVQRLPVEIAIDEAPTDLPLHTGLSVVVEVDTGHERHLFGADTPPTSPAANKAPAAARP; encoded by the coding sequence ATGAACGCCGAGAGTACGATAGCCGCTGACCATGACAGTCAGACCGACGTGCCGCGGCAGCGCAGGGGCCTGCGACGCATTCTGATGCTCGCCGCGCCCGTCGTGGTGCTGATCGGTGCGCTCTATTTCTACCTGACCGGCGGCCGCTACGAATCGACCGAGAACGCCTCGCTGCAGACCGGGCTGGTCGCAGTCAGCGCCAGCGTCAGCGGCAAGGTCACGGCGATCGAAGTCACCGAGAACCAGCTCGTCCACAAGGGCGACGTCCTGTTCCGCATCGATTCCGACAGCTTCCAGACCGCGGTTGCCGCGGCCGAAGCGCAACTTGCCGATGCGCGTACCGACATCGGCTCGAAGCAGGCCGACTATCAGGAGGCGCTATCGCAGGTCAGCGCGGCCAGGGCGCGCGCCAGCTATGCGCAGAACGAAGCCGCTCGGCAGGCCTCGCTGCTCAAGGAAGGCATCTCCTCGAAGGCCCAGGCCGACCAGGCAGCAACCGAAGCCCGCACCGCGCGCGACACCATCGCCGCAGCCGAAGCCAAGGCCGAAAGCCTGCGCGCCGGCCTGTCGGGCAATGTCAGCGGCCCCGCCGATGCCCAGCCGGCCGTGCGCCGGGCTGCCTCGCAGCTCGAGACGGCCCGTATCTCGCTGCGCGACGCGGTCGTGCGCGCGCCGCAGGACGGCATCGTCACGCGCGTCCATCAGCTTCAGGTGGGCAACTATGTGACCGCCGGGCGCACCGTGTTCATGCTCACCGGTACGCGCTTCTGGGTCCAGGCGAACTTCAAGGAAAACCAGCTGCGCTACATGCGCGTCGGCCAGCCGGCGACGGTTAAGATCGACGCCTTCCCTGATCGCAAGCTGAAGGCCCACGTCGCCAGCTTCAGCCCGGGCACCGGCAACAGCTTCTCGATCCTGCCGGCCGAGAACGCCACCGGCAACTGGGTGAAGGTCGTCCAACGCCTGCCGGTGGAGATCGCCATCGACGAGGCGCCCACCGACCTGCCGCTGCACACGGGACTCAGCGTGGTCGTCGAGGTCGATACCGGCCACGAGCGCCACCTGTTCGGCGCCGATACGCCGCCGACCTCGCCCGCTGCCAACAAGGCGCCAGCCGCCGCCCGGCCTTGA
- a CDS encoding DHA2 family efflux MFS transporter permease subunit, which yields MSQTYPDPFRRFMITLPSMLASTMVAVDITIANVALPHMQSALSASSDQIVWVLTSYLIAGAIATPLSGWLAGRYGRKLVMTISVIGFTLASALCGAANDLSTIVIARALQGASGAALIPLSQAILLDINPPERLARAMAVFSLGSMAGPILGPSVGGYLTDALSWRWVFFINIPLGIASFLLMLAFLPESKNERRVRFDMFGFVTVSVALAALQLMLDRGEQLDWFESAEIQLYAVIMGMATYLTAVHMMTAKDTFLRPELFKDRNFAVGSLVRALLGVVVFATVPLVVVMTQSLLGYSAFRTGMVGMPRALGTVAATMLLARVVGKIDTRLILGIGLLFSAVSMLLYARMDLYVDQDTMLWVGFVQGIGGGFVFLPLSVMVFATLSDRLRNEGAALFSLTGNIGNAIGISLLNRELIHFTAASRAHLVEGVRPDNPIVQYGMPDFDAGSATSLAQINGEILRQSAMVGNVDIYYLVFFVSLAMMPLVLLLRTPGPRASREPLPVME from the coding sequence GTGAGCCAGACCTACCCCGATCCGTTCCGACGCTTCATGATCACGCTGCCGTCGATGCTCGCATCGACGATGGTGGCGGTCGACATCACCATTGCCAATGTCGCCTTGCCACATATGCAATCGGCGCTCTCGGCATCGTCGGACCAGATCGTCTGGGTGCTCACGTCCTACCTGATCGCCGGCGCCATCGCGACGCCGCTCAGCGGTTGGCTTGCTGGGCGCTATGGCCGCAAGCTGGTCATGACGATATCGGTTATCGGCTTCACCCTCGCCTCCGCCCTCTGCGGCGCGGCCAACGATCTGTCGACCATCGTCATCGCCCGCGCTTTGCAGGGCGCGAGCGGCGCGGCGCTGATCCCACTCAGCCAGGCGATCCTGCTCGACATCAACCCGCCCGAACGGCTGGCCCGGGCCATGGCCGTATTCTCGCTGGGCTCGATGGCGGGACCGATCCTCGGACCGTCCGTAGGCGGCTATCTGACCGATGCGCTGTCTTGGCGCTGGGTGTTCTTCATCAACATCCCGCTCGGCATAGCTTCGTTCCTGCTGATGCTGGCTTTCCTGCCCGAATCGAAGAACGAAAGACGCGTCCGTTTCGACATGTTCGGCTTCGTCACCGTCTCGGTCGCACTTGCCGCGCTACAGCTGATGCTCGACCGCGGCGAGCAGCTCGACTGGTTCGAATCCGCCGAGATTCAGCTTTATGCCGTGATCATGGGCATGGCGACCTATTTGACCGCAGTCCACATGATGACTGCGAAGGACACATTCCTTCGGCCCGAGTTGTTCAAGGACCGCAATTTCGCGGTCGGCAGCCTAGTGCGTGCACTGCTCGGCGTGGTCGTCTTCGCGACCGTGCCCCTCGTCGTGGTGATGACCCAGAGCTTGCTTGGCTATTCGGCCTTCCGCACAGGCATGGTCGGCATGCCGCGAGCGCTGGGCACCGTCGCGGCCACGATGCTCCTCGCCCGCGTCGTCGGCAAGATCGATACGCGGCTGATCCTGGGCATCGGATTGCTGTTCTCGGCGGTTTCGATGCTGCTCTACGCGCGCATGGACCTCTACGTCGATCAGGACACGATGCTCTGGGTCGGCTTCGTCCAAGGCATCGGCGGTGGCTTCGTATTCCTGCCGCTGTCGGTCATGGTCTTCGCGACACTGTCCGACCGGCTGCGCAATGAAGGCGCCGCGCTGTTCTCGCTGACCGGCAACATCGGCAATGCCATCGGCATATCGCTGCTCAATCGCGAACTGATCCATTTCACCGCCGCCTCGCGCGCGCATCTGGTGGAAGGGGTCCGGCCCGACAATCCCATCGTGCAGTACGGCATGCCCGATTTCGACGCCGGATCGGCCACATCGCTGGCGCAAATCAACGGCGAAATCCTGCGCCAGTCGGCCATGGTCGGCAATGTCGATATCTACTACCTGGTCTTCTTCGTCAGCCTGGCGATGATGCCTCTCGTCCTCCTGCTGAGAACCCCCGGCCCCCGCGCCAGCCGCGAACCCTTGCCGGTGATGGAGTAA
- a CDS encoding efflux transporter outer membrane subunit has translation MALGACTVGPNFTAPAAPPPQANYAGDGSGRAALGEGPDRGWWTAFGSRDLDALVDRAIANNHSLAASKATLERARERINAARGRTLPQVDANARAEYQQLNLAAFGFDAFASSDGQSIKNPKFDLYTIGGGVTYDLDLFGRNRRAVEQTVAEAEAVQRQTEAAHLVIAGRVVEQVMMIAALNDLITTQHTLLDEDQRNVTLTRKRQEGGVGTLVEVLSAEGQLAEDRGGLPAVEQQLVEARGMLAVLLGISPGELETTSFTMASFTLPGQVPVALPSALVHKRPDILEAEARLHAATAAVGVATAQLYPDITLGANLSQSTSVPGSMFSSQYRGFDIFAGLTAPIFHGGTLKAQQRGAEADARAAAETYKQTVTEAFGQVSNLLSALDTDGRALATRQESAQIAQRSLGLSRRSFQVGNSGVLQVLEANRLYQRAELALVQARSRQYLNVARLYVATAGGWVQDVAQAPGATPQS, from the coding sequence ATGGCATTGGGCGCCTGCACCGTGGGACCGAACTTCACCGCCCCGGCCGCGCCGCCTCCGCAGGCCAACTATGCCGGCGACGGCTCCGGCCGCGCGGCGCTCGGCGAAGGACCCGATCGCGGCTGGTGGACGGCCTTCGGTTCGCGCGACCTCGATGCGCTGGTCGACCGCGCCATCGCCAACAACCACAGCCTGGCGGCGAGCAAGGCAACGCTCGAACGCGCGCGCGAACGGATCAACGCGGCGCGCGGGCGCACGCTGCCCCAGGTCGACGCCAATGCCCGCGCCGAATATCAGCAGCTCAATCTCGCGGCATTCGGCTTCGACGCCTTTGCCAGCAGCGACGGGCAGAGCATCAAGAACCCCAAGTTCGATCTCTACACGATCGGCGGCGGCGTGACCTACGACCTCGATCTGTTCGGCCGCAACCGCCGCGCCGTCGAGCAGACCGTGGCCGAGGCGGAGGCGGTCCAGCGACAGACCGAGGCGGCGCATCTCGTCATTGCCGGACGTGTCGTCGAGCAGGTCATGATGATCGCGGCACTCAACGATCTCATCACCACCCAGCATACGCTGCTCGACGAGGACCAGCGCAACGTGACCCTCACGCGCAAGCGTCAGGAAGGCGGCGTCGGCACGCTGGTCGAAGTGCTGAGCGCCGAGGGCCAGCTCGCCGAGGACCGCGGCGGGCTGCCCGCGGTAGAACAGCAACTCGTCGAAGCGCGCGGCATGTTGGCCGTGCTGCTGGGAATCTCGCCCGGCGAACTCGAAACGACCAGCTTCACGATGGCCAGTTTCACCCTGCCCGGCCAGGTGCCCGTCGCCCTGCCCTCAGCCCTGGTTCACAAGCGGCCAGACATCCTCGAAGCCGAAGCCCGGCTCCACGCCGCCACTGCAGCGGTGGGCGTAGCGACTGCGCAGCTCTATCCCGACATCACCCTGGGCGCGAACCTCTCGCAGTCGACGTCGGTGCCCGGCAGCATGTTCAGCAGCCAGTATCGCGGGTTCGACATCTTCGCGGGCCTCACCGCGCCGATCTTCCATGGCGGTACACTGAAGGCGCAGCAGCGCGGCGCCGAAGCCGACGCCCGGGCAGCGGCAGAAACCTACAAGCAGACCGTGACCGAAGCTTTCGGCCAGGTCTCAAACCTGCTCTCGGCGCTCGACACCGATGGACGGGCGCTCGCAACACGGCAGGAATCGGCGCAGATCGCGCAGCGCTCGCTCGGCCTCTCGCGGCGCAGCTTCCAGGTCGGCAACAGCGGCGTCCTGCAGGTGCTCGAGGCCAACCGCCTGTACCAGCGTGCCGAACTCGCGCTGGTCCAGGCCCGCTCACGCCAGTACCTCAACGTCGCCCGGCTCTATGTCGCTACCGCGGGCGGCTGGGTGCAAGATGTAGCACAAGCGCCGGGAGCAACGCCTCAGTCCTAG
- a CDS encoding PilZ domain-containing protein, producing MNRRTESRLFVEVPGSYQAGDGAPCHIVFSAISSNGCRLNHVEPDVSVGDIVAVNLGPIGPLQATVRWRHESSAGVQFHETLEMAIVDFFAAYCGAAA from the coding sequence GTGAATCGCAGAACCGAGAGCCGTCTGTTCGTCGAAGTCCCCGGCTCGTATCAGGCAGGCGACGGCGCTCCGTGCCATATCGTGTTCTCGGCGATCTCATCGAATGGGTGCCGGCTCAATCACGTCGAGCCGGACGTGAGCGTGGGTGACATCGTCGCAGTGAACCTCGGCCCGATCGGCCCGCTCCAGGCGACCGTCCGTTGGCGCCACGAATCGAGCGCCGGCGTCCAGTTCCACGAGACGCTGGAAATGGCGATCGTCGACTTCTTCGCGGCCTATTGCGGCGCGGCTGCCTAA
- a CDS encoding CHAT domain-containing protein, producing the protein MRVVAVLAAGITLMASVSASAQSARPSLQDSFRLGNARGALCQMQSQGSDPAISGIFDRSWAIVCRDAARPVGQVYALRDDATAPARLAASRGAGITCEAGEASTEIIDLGRVAVTLCRLDESNVGYKIYRIRIGKVTYAAQGLAGYDSALELGLRTIAADRIVDGEVRVATTGLADPVAFARVQAGALDPAQTLAEGYRRNNAGNYAEAAEFFDTLQNRLNAEDGAQGSAAGRDQRLHEYMVNQALQKSNLGEFAEADALFAEATRVPTLDPVQVRLARNFEAMHLLNQSKLDEASAVLARPVVAMAELGAGAGVEITPSLSAEINSSLPAAQRMGGTQSATLSPEERAAILNAQALQLRATILRLQGKPAKARVMLVKALADATSIREGRVTSITRLRAQIMAETALTHEDQGGYAAAEGLLRGALELLRTSYPETTAMNGGRARLAAFLVRRGKNDEAMTLYREVVANTAANRASTTGLSNQLAPYFDLLAVQIPVRPELAADMFLASQTLVRPGVADTQAVLARELRDGGGEPAALFRQAISLSRDIERTRIEIGRLNAIENRDSTIRDLIAARDADLKTLVEQQSLTFARLSEFPQYRAISTQAMTLDDLKAALRPGEAYYKMAIAGSGVYAIYVDAQGATAWKTPLSAADLAAKVRGLRETISLVENGQNVTYPFDVKLARELYDNLFGPVAARLAPVQHLIFEPDGAMLQLPPNLLIADQAGVDAYLARTADPKADEFDFRGIEWLGRNHAVSTSVSARAFRDTRSAPPSTATRQYIGFGDNAPVTRGMTYASGTRGMDASGATDCNWPLSEWNKPVAATELRQAASLIGSNSTQVVTGAAFTDTAVRQRTDLADYRILHFATHGFVTAPRPECPARPALLTSFGGGDSDGLLSFKEIYDLKLNADVVILSACDTAGEASRSATLEAGVTTGGGSALDGLVRAFVGAGSRTVVASHWPAPDDFQATERLISGLFEQGAGKPLGIAMRDAARSLMDDPATSHPYYWSDFAIIGDGAQQLLVQR; encoded by the coding sequence ATGCGCGTCGTTGCAGTCCTGGCCGCCGGCATCACGCTCATGGCATCGGTTTCGGCGAGCGCGCAGAGCGCCCGCCCTTCGCTGCAGGACAGCTTCCGGCTCGGAAACGCGCGCGGCGCGCTCTGCCAGATGCAGAGCCAGGGCAGCGACCCTGCCATTTCGGGCATATTCGACCGCTCCTGGGCGATCGTCTGCCGCGACGCGGCGCGCCCGGTCGGCCAAGTCTATGCCTTGCGCGACGATGCCACCGCGCCGGCTCGCCTCGCAGCTTCGCGCGGCGCCGGCATCACCTGCGAAGCCGGAGAGGCGAGCACCGAGATCATCGATCTGGGCCGCGTGGCGGTCACGCTCTGCCGGCTCGACGAGAGCAATGTCGGCTACAAGATCTACCGAATCCGCATCGGCAAGGTGACCTATGCGGCGCAGGGCCTCGCCGGCTACGACAGCGCGCTCGAACTGGGCCTGCGCACCATCGCCGCCGACCGCATCGTCGATGGCGAAGTCCGCGTCGCCACGACCGGTCTGGCCGATCCCGTCGCCTTCGCCCGCGTCCAGGCCGGCGCACTCGACCCCGCGCAAACGCTCGCCGAGGGCTATCGCCGCAACAACGCCGGCAACTATGCCGAAGCCGCCGAATTCTTCGATACGCTGCAGAACCGGCTGAATGCCGAGGACGGCGCGCAGGGCAGCGCTGCAGGCCGCGATCAGCGCCTGCACGAATACATGGTCAACCAGGCGCTGCAGAAGTCCAACCTCGGCGAGTTCGCCGAAGCCGACGCGCTGTTTGCCGAGGCCACCCGCGTGCCCACGCTCGATCCGGTGCAAGTCCGCCTGGCTCGCAATTTCGAGGCGATGCACCTGCTGAACCAGAGCAAGCTGGACGAGGCTTCGGCCGTCCTGGCGCGGCCGGTGGTCGCGATGGCCGAACTGGGCGCCGGCGCAGGCGTGGAGATCACCCCGTCGCTGTCGGCCGAGATCAATTCGAGCCTGCCCGCGGCCCAGCGGATGGGCGGCACCCAATCGGCGACGCTCTCGCCCGAGGAACGCGCCGCGATCCTCAATGCCCAGGCGCTGCAGCTGCGCGCCACGATCCTGCGGCTCCAGGGCAAGCCGGCCAAGGCGCGAGTCATGCTGGTCAAGGCGCTCGCCGACGCCACCTCGATCCGCGAGGGCCGTGTCACCTCGATCACCCGCCTGCGCGCGCAGATCATGGCCGAAACCGCGCTGACCCATGAGGACCAAGGCGGCTATGCCGCCGCCGAAGGGCTGCTACGCGGCGCGCTCGAACTGCTGCGAACCTCCTATCCCGAAACCACGGCGATGAACGGCGGTCGCGCGCGGCTCGCCGCCTTCCTGGTCCGTCGGGGCAAGAACGACGAGGCGATGACGCTCTACCGCGAAGTCGTCGCCAACACAGCGGCGAACCGCGCCAGCACGACCGGCCTGTCGAACCAGCTAGCGCCCTATTTCGACCTGCTCGCGGTGCAGATCCCGGTCCGGCCCGAACTGGCCGCCGACATGTTCCTCGCCAGCCAGACGCTGGTGCGTCCCGGTGTTGCCGATACCCAGGCCGTGCTCGCACGCGAACTGCGCGATGGCGGGGGCGAGCCGGCGGCTCTGTTCCGCCAGGCGATCAGCCTGTCGCGCGACATCGAGCGCACGCGGATCGAGATCGGCCGGCTCAATGCCATCGAGAACCGCGACAGCACGATCCGCGACCTGATCGCCGCGCGCGATGCCGACCTCAAGACGCTGGTCGAGCAGCAGTCGCTGACTTTCGCCCGCCTATCCGAATTTCCGCAGTATCGCGCGATTTCGACCCAGGCGATGACACTGGACGATCTCAAGGCCGCGCTTCGCCCGGGCGAGGCCTATTACAAGATGGCGATCGCCGGCAGCGGGGTCTATGCGATCTATGTCGACGCTCAGGGCGCGACGGCCTGGAAAACGCCGCTCTCGGCGGCCGATCTTGCGGCGAAGGTCCGTGGCCTGCGCGAGACGATCTCGCTGGTCGAGAACGGCCAGAACGTCACCTATCCGTTCGACGTCAAGCTGGCGCGCGAGCTCTACGACAACCTGTTCGGTCCCGTGGCGGCGCGGCTGGCGCCGGTGCAGCACCTGATCTTCGAGCCTGACGGCGCTATGCTGCAACTGCCGCCCAACCTGCTGATCGCCGATCAGGCAGGGGTCGACGCCTATCTCGCACGCACCGCCGATCCCAAGGCCGACGAATTCGACTTCCGCGGCATCGAGTGGCTCGGCCGCAACCACGCGGTTAGCACTTCGGTCTCCGCGCGCGCCTTCCGCGATACCCGCAGCGCCCCACCTTCGACCGCGACGCGCCAGTACATCGGCTTCGGCGACAACGCCCCGGTAACGCGCGGCATGACCTACGCCAGCGGCACGCGCGGCATGGATGCCAGCGGCGCGACCGACTGCAACTGGCCGCTCAGCGAATGGAACAAGCCCGTCGCGGCGACCGAGCTCCGGCAGGCGGCATCGCTGATCGGCTCCAACAGCACCCAGGTCGTCACCGGAGCCGCCTTCACCGACACGGCCGTGCGCCAGCGCACCGACCTTGCCGATTACCGCATCCTGCACTTCGCGACGCACGGCTTCGTCACCGCCCCGCGCCCCGAATGCCCGGCCCGCCCGGCGCTACTGACTTCGTTCGGCGGCGGCGATTCGGATGGCCTGCTGAGCTTCAAGGAGATCTACGACCTCAAGCTCAACGCCGACGTCGTGATCCTCTCGGCCTGCGACACCGCCGGCGAGGCCAGCCGCTCGGCAACGCTCGAAGCCGGCGTGACCACCGGCGGCGGCTCGGCGCTCGATGGCCTGGTCCGCGCTTTCGTCGGTGCCGGCAGCCGCACCGTGGTCGCCAGCCATTGGCCCGCACCCGACGATTTCCAGGCGACCGAGCGGCTGATTTCGGGCCTGTTCGAGCAAGGCGCCGGCAAGCCGCTGGGAATCGCGATGCGCGACGCAGCGCGGTCGCTGATGGACGACCCGGCGACCTCGCACCCCTATTACTGGTCCGACTTCGCCATTATCGGCGACGGCGCGCAGCAGCTTCTCGTGCAGCGCTGA
- a CDS encoding adenylate/guanylate cyclase domain-containing protein — protein MLLLIAAVIVARFAWTLPAIPLAERAAYDLRQVWAAPKVEPDKRIVMVVFNDETLINTKKRSPLDRATLARALRSLDTMGAKGIGIDILVDQEQDEDPELIAALRAMQTPTYLAYASFGTNKNEIGQRQQQFLDGFQKAIATDKVKPTSIRLEVDRDNVVRSWPNVLPGLPPLMARALAPGHPAFDNYTGSIRFRQPKYNEYGVYNKLPIDVFATGVTIPQLADQIRGRYVLIGGDVTDFDKFETPLRLLPANEDAAQDFTTMIGLEVHATLLSQLLDNAPFTRIPDGILWLGAFCAVLLGGVSSLVSGSWWRTGVILIAQAVIVAYAPFKLQEHMIDTQDLPVVGSVLGWIMGFIAVGSAAREVGSEERKFAQSALGKYLPRDIANQIIQDPDQLALKGERREIFVVFTDLEGFTALTHAIDAQDTAMLLNRYLDLLSDVVLEHGGTIDKFVGDAVVAFWGAPISRPDDGTRAAQAAHAMWQAGEKFRKTHRPGIPPIGRTRVGLHFGEAIVGNFGGDDRIQYTALGDSMNTAARLEAANKKLETSVIASAEAVSRSGLDWWRPMGRITLRGRSTPVDIFEPAPGMTNSALSHIQAVLDRVAKGDGNALAELETLAEGSPDDAALRNLVHRMQSLKSGGSYVLD, from the coding sequence GTGCTGCTGTTGATTGCAGCCGTCATCGTCGCGCGGTTCGCCTGGACCCTGCCGGCCATACCGCTGGCGGAGCGTGCCGCCTACGATCTGCGTCAGGTCTGGGCCGCGCCGAAAGTAGAACCTGACAAACGTATCGTGATGGTCGTGTTCAACGACGAAACGCTGATCAATACCAAGAAGCGATCGCCGCTCGACCGCGCCACACTGGCCCGGGCGCTGCGCAGTCTCGATACGATGGGGGCCAAGGGAATCGGCATCGATATCCTGGTCGACCAGGAGCAGGATGAGGACCCCGAGCTGATCGCCGCACTGCGCGCGATGCAGACTCCTACCTATCTCGCCTACGCCTCGTTCGGCACCAACAAGAACGAAATCGGCCAACGGCAGCAGCAATTCCTCGACGGCTTCCAGAAAGCGATCGCCACCGACAAGGTGAAGCCGACGAGCATTCGGCTGGAAGTAGACCGGGACAACGTCGTACGCTCCTGGCCCAACGTTTTGCCCGGTTTGCCGCCGCTGATGGCCAGGGCGCTCGCGCCCGGCCATCCGGCTTTCGACAACTACACCGGCAGCATCCGTTTCCGGCAGCCGAAGTACAATGAGTACGGCGTCTACAACAAACTGCCGATCGACGTGTTCGCCACCGGCGTGACGATCCCGCAGCTGGCCGATCAGATTCGCGGGCGCTACGTCCTGATCGGCGGCGACGTCACCGACTTCGACAAGTTCGAGACGCCGCTACGCCTGCTGCCGGCCAACGAAGACGCGGCGCAAGACTTTACGACGATGATCGGGCTCGAAGTCCATGCCACGCTGCTCTCGCAGCTTCTGGACAATGCGCCGTTCACACGAATTCCGGACGGCATTCTCTGGCTGGGGGCATTCTGCGCCGTGCTTCTCGGCGGGGTTTCAAGCCTGGTTTCGGGCAGCTGGTGGCGTACTGGTGTGATCCTCATCGCCCAGGCCGTGATCGTCGCTTACGCGCCGTTCAAGCTCCAGGAACACATGATCGACACGCAGGACCTGCCCGTGGTCGGCTCTGTGCTCGGCTGGATCATGGGCTTCATCGCGGTCGGCTCGGCGGCGCGCGAGGTCGGCTCGGAGGAGCGCAAGTTCGCACAGTCGGCGCTGGGCAAATACCTTCCGCGCGACATCGCCAACCAGATCATCCAGGACCCCGACCAGCTCGCGCTCAAGGGCGAGCGGCGCGAGATCTTCGTCGTCTTCACCGATCTCGAGGGCTTCACCGCGCTGACCCATGCGATCGACGCTCAGGACACGGCGATGCTGCTCAACCGCTACCTCGATCTGCTCAGCGACGTCGTGCTCGAGCATGGCGGGACGATCGACAAGTTCGTTGGCGACGCCGTGGTCGCCTTCTGGGGCGCGCCGATCTCGCGGCCCGACGACGGGACGCGGGCGGCGCAGGCCGCCCATGCCATGTGGCAGGCGGGCGAGAAATTCCGCAAGACCCACCGCCCCGGCATTCCGCCGATCGGCCGCACGCGCGTCGGGCTCCATTTCGGCGAGGCGATCGTCGGCAATTTCGGCGGCGACGACCGCATCCAGTATACAGCGCTGGGCGACAGCATGAACACCGCGGCGCGGCTCGAAGCGGCGAACAAGAAGCTGGAGACCAGCGTCATCGCCAGTGCCGAAGCGGTCTCGCGCTCGGGGCTCGACTGGTGGCGGCCGATGGGCCGCATCACCCTGCGCGGCCGTTCTACCCCGGTCGACATCTTCGAACCGGCGCCGGGCATGACTAACAGTGCGTTAAGCCACATCCAGGCCGTGCTCGATCGGGTAGCGAAAGGCGACGGCAATGCCTTGGCCGAGCTGGAAACCCTCGCGGAAGGCAGCCCCGACGATGCGGCGCTGCGAAATCTGGTACACCGAATGCAGTCTTTGAAATCTGGAGGTTCCTATGTTCTCGACTAG